A genome region from Chlorobaculum tepidum TLS includes the following:
- the recJ gene encoding single-stranded-DNA-specific exonuclease RecJ gives MKRYRWTCLEPEPTLVQALSEAINVSSPIAAALVNRGISSFEEARRFFRPSLDEIPSPFLFNDMKRAVGRLSKAIFGGEKIMVYGDYDVDGTSGTAMLSLFLREMGAEVCHYINDRFTEGYGLSEAGIAWAFEQGVSLIVTVDCGIRAIDEVQACVGKGVDVIVCDHHEAGELPAACAILNPKVEGCGYPFRELCGCGVAFKLMQAMVEARGESQDRWRNYLDFVAVATAADMVSLQGENRAYLREGLELMRRSPRVSFQAMAANMKLNLAEFSMMNITYGIAPRINAAGRMESAGAAMQWLLSSDESEARLRAAELEALNVRRRQIDAEITARAETMVAGHCASFCSSIVLYDEAWHLGVLGIVASKLLDKYQLPTVVMGRMNGLIKGSVRSVDQLNIYDVLHECRDHLEQFGGHHQAAGLTLRPEQLEAFRRRFDEVCRELLPVEARQKTLLIDADLTLDEITPKFLNVLEQFAPFGFSNREPLFTATGCRLVGKPKLLRERHVKFTVRGEQSSSFEVIAFDRPDIFNDLEAHGSASALQLVCIPERNQWNGREYVQLRVMDMAIG, from the coding sequence ATGAAACGATACCGGTGGACATGCCTTGAACCCGAACCCACTTTGGTTCAGGCACTTTCCGAAGCGATCAACGTCAGCTCACCCATTGCCGCTGCGCTCGTCAATCGCGGCATTTCGAGTTTTGAGGAAGCCCGCCGGTTTTTTCGTCCTTCGCTCGACGAAATACCGTCACCATTCCTTTTCAATGACATGAAGCGTGCCGTCGGCCGCCTGTCGAAGGCGATTTTCGGTGGTGAGAAGATCATGGTCTATGGTGACTACGATGTCGATGGCACCTCCGGGACTGCCATGCTTTCGCTGTTTCTTCGTGAAATGGGGGCCGAGGTCTGTCACTATATCAATGACCGCTTCACGGAAGGTTATGGTCTTTCGGAAGCTGGCATTGCCTGGGCCTTCGAACAGGGGGTGTCGCTCATCGTCACGGTGGATTGCGGCATCCGCGCCATCGATGAGGTGCAGGCATGCGTTGGCAAAGGGGTCGATGTCATCGTCTGCGATCACCACGAAGCCGGGGAGCTTCCGGCGGCGTGCGCGATTCTCAATCCGAAAGTGGAGGGCTGCGGTTATCCTTTCCGGGAGCTTTGCGGCTGCGGCGTGGCGTTCAAGCTCATGCAGGCGATGGTTGAAGCGAGGGGGGAGAGTCAGGATCGCTGGAGAAACTATCTCGATTTCGTGGCCGTCGCGACCGCTGCGGATATGGTGTCGCTGCAAGGGGAGAACCGTGCCTATCTGCGTGAAGGCCTCGAACTGATGCGGCGATCGCCCAGAGTGAGCTTTCAGGCGATGGCCGCGAACATGAAGCTCAATCTCGCCGAGTTCAGCATGATGAACATCACCTATGGCATCGCTCCCCGAATCAATGCAGCCGGCAGGATGGAGTCTGCTGGTGCGGCGATGCAGTGGCTGCTCTCTTCGGACGAGTCGGAGGCACGCCTTCGTGCTGCGGAGCTTGAGGCGCTGAATGTCCGCCGCCGCCAGATCGATGCGGAAATTACGGCTCGCGCTGAAACGATGGTCGCGGGTCATTGCGCCAGTTTCTGTTCCTCGATCGTGCTCTATGACGAAGCGTGGCACCTCGGTGTGCTCGGCATCGTCGCCTCGAAGCTGCTCGACAAATATCAGTTGCCCACCGTCGTGATGGGCCGGATGAACGGTCTCATCAAGGGTTCGGTCAGGAGCGTCGATCAGCTCAACATCTATGACGTGCTGCACGAGTGCCGTGACCATCTCGAGCAGTTCGGTGGTCACCACCAGGCGGCGGGGCTGACGCTCAGGCCGGAACAGCTCGAAGCGTTCCGGCGCCGTTTTGACGAGGTGTGCCGCGAACTGCTGCCGGTCGAGGCCCGTCAGAAAACGCTCTTGATCGATGCCGATCTTACGCTCGACGAGATCACCCCGAAATTCCTCAACGTGCTCGAACAGTTCGCCCCTTTCGGTTTTTCCAACCGCGAGCCGCTTTTTACCGCCACCGGCTGCCGCCTGGTAGGCAAGCCGAAGCTCCTGCGGGAGCGGCATGTCAAGTTCACGGTGCGCGGAGAGCAGAGCTCGTCATTCGAAGTGATTGCTTTCGACCGGCCCGATATTTTCAACGATCTCGAAGCTCACGGTTCCGCTTCAGCCCTGCAGTTGGTCTGCATTCCCGAAAGAAATCAATGGAACGGCCGCGAATACGTGCAACTCCGGGTGATGGATATGGCGATTGGGTAG
- a CDS encoding lysylphosphatidylglycerol synthase transmembrane domain-containing protein: MTKASSSIRSKVLKTVIQLLLTVAALAIVLNKTDIGRLTSLMSHANPWYLLGAILFFNISKIVNAIRLNRFFTSIGLRLSAWYNLKLYYLGMFYNLFLPGGIGGDGYKIYVLKKNHGLTAINIFGAVFWDRVSGIFALIFLSALLIIPSSFATLYPGEMVWIWVIAGATYPLSLLLTWLFYRQFMPVFIITAFESLVIQATQVISAWFILMALSATANQIDYLAIFLISSVATILPLTVGGAGAREVTFFYALNHLGLDVNTGIALSLIFFAISAISSLVGILSRIRHEKSGEPLPAASE; encoded by the coding sequence TTGACAAAAGCAAGTAGCTCCATCAGAAGCAAGGTGCTCAAAACAGTGATCCAGCTCCTGCTCACCGTGGCGGCGCTGGCCATCGTGCTGAACAAGACCGATATTGGCCGACTGACTTCGCTCATGAGCCATGCCAACCCGTGGTACCTCTTGGGCGCGATCCTCTTTTTCAACATCTCCAAGATCGTGAACGCCATTCGGCTGAACCGCTTTTTCACATCAATCGGCCTGCGGCTCTCGGCATGGTACAACCTGAAACTCTATTACCTCGGCATGTTTTACAACCTCTTCCTGCCGGGAGGCATCGGTGGAGACGGGTACAAAATCTACGTGCTGAAAAAAAATCACGGCCTGACGGCCATAAATATTTTCGGCGCGGTATTCTGGGACCGTGTCAGCGGTATTTTCGCGCTCATCTTTCTGTCAGCGCTGCTGATCATCCCGAGCTCTTTCGCGACACTCTACCCCGGTGAAATGGTGTGGATATGGGTGATCGCCGGTGCGACTTATCCGCTATCACTGCTGCTAACCTGGCTCTTTTACCGACAGTTCATGCCGGTCTTCATCATTACAGCATTTGAGTCGCTGGTAATCCAGGCAACGCAGGTCATCTCGGCGTGGTTCATTCTCATGGCGCTTTCGGCTACGGCGAACCAGATCGACTACCTCGCCATCTTCCTGATTTCGAGCGTCGCTACCATCCTGCCACTCACCGTTGGCGGAGCGGGAGCACGAGAGGTCACCTTCTTCTACGCGCTGAACCACCTCGGGCTCGATGTCAACACCGGCATTGCCCTGTCGCTGATCTTCTTCGCCATCTCGGCGATCTCGTCTCTCGTGGGAATTCTGTCGAGAATCAGGCATGAAAAAAGCGGCGAACCGTTACCGGCGGCCAGTGAGTGA
- a CDS encoding glycosyltransferase family 2 protein yields the protein MKLSVVIPLMNEAESIGPLFDALASALQGIDHEIILVDDGSTDSTVAEIKRLAPANARLVVLNKNYGQTAAMSAGIDEAQGELIATMDGDLQNDPADIPMMIAHLESKGLDVVAGRRAGRKDGMVLRKIPSKIANAMIRNLTNVHIRDYGCTLKVFKRDVAKNLGLYGELHRFIPVLVQLYGARMEEVDVRHHARKYGKSKYGIGRTLRVLSDLFFMVFYQKYAHRPMHLFGSLGFVTLFLGLGINLYLLVLKILGNDIGGRPLLSLGVIMTFIGIQLITTGFIAEFIMRTYYESQNKKPYIIREIIDKSK from the coding sequence ATGAAACTCTCTGTCGTCATACCGCTCATGAACGAGGCCGAAAGCATTGGCCCGCTCTTCGATGCGCTCGCCTCGGCGCTTCAGGGCATCGATCACGAAATCATTCTGGTCGATGACGGCTCGACCGACTCGACAGTTGCCGAAATCAAGCGCCTCGCTCCGGCGAACGCGCGACTGGTGGTGCTCAACAAGAACTACGGCCAGACGGCAGCCATGTCGGCAGGCATCGACGAGGCCCAGGGCGAGCTGATCGCCACGATGGACGGCGATTTGCAGAACGATCCTGCCGATATTCCAATGATGATCGCCCACCTCGAATCGAAGGGTCTCGACGTGGTAGCGGGACGGCGCGCAGGGCGGAAGGACGGCATGGTGCTGCGCAAGATTCCGAGCAAGATCGCCAACGCGATGATCCGGAACCTGACCAACGTGCACATCCGCGATTATGGCTGCACGCTGAAGGTGTTCAAGCGCGACGTGGCCAAAAACCTCGGTCTGTACGGCGAACTGCACCGCTTCATTCCGGTGCTCGTGCAACTTTACGGCGCGAGGATGGAAGAGGTCGATGTGCGCCACCACGCGAGGAAATACGGCAAGTCGAAGTACGGCATCGGCAGAACTTTGAGGGTGCTGAGTGACCTTTTCTTCATGGTTTTTTACCAGAAGTACGCCCACCGACCGATGCACCTGTTCGGCTCGCTCGGCTTCGTCACGCTCTTCCTCGGCCTCGGCATCAACCTCTACCTGCTCGTACTTAAAATCCTCGGCAACGACATCGGTGGTCGCCCGCTCCTCAGCCTCGGCGTCATCATGACCTTCATCGGCATCCAGCTGATCACCACCGGCTTCATCGCCGAATTCATCATGCGCACCTACTACGAGTCGCAGAACAAGAAACCCTACATCATCAGAGAGATCATTGACAAAAGCAAGTAG
- a CDS encoding ArnT family glycosyltransferase yields MKLQPYRPDRNILFAGLFLIIFLSFFAGIGSGPLFDVDEGAFSEATREMLVSKNYLTTYLNGALRFDKPILVYWLQLLSIKTFGISEFAFRLPSAVAAALWAGAIFFFVRRERNETEAILATALMALSLQVSIIAKAAIADAVLNLCLAIALTALFTHWRTKRRSWIYIAFAAMGFGMLDKGPVAILIPIAVSFLFFLAQKELTAWFRAMLNPTAIALFLLIALPWYVLEYREQGQAFIDGFFMKHNVRRFNGSMEGHSGSLFYYIPVVLIGIMPSTGLFFGLFTKLRQRLADPLWQFCLIWFAFVFVFFSLSGTKLPHYMIYGYTPLFILVGAELSKIERSWLLALWPTGLLLLLAALPFALEMLMPSMENLFIQAQLQGFLTEMESNHFSLLMLAAAALCMLLQFVPALAPSMRFIIGGALLTFSFNFVAMPMAARVMQEPVKEAAQLARKEQLKIVMWKVYYPSFFVYSGSFAERRFPEPGDVVLTTIDRLEKLGPVERLYGRNGIMLVRMPTQPTSR; encoded by the coding sequence ATGAAACTGCAACCATACAGACCTGACAGAAACATCCTTTTCGCCGGACTTTTCCTGATCATTTTCCTGAGCTTCTTTGCCGGAATCGGCTCCGGGCCGCTCTTCGACGTGGACGAGGGCGCGTTCAGCGAGGCGACGCGGGAGATGCTCGTGTCGAAAAATTACCTCACCACCTACCTGAACGGCGCGCTGCGCTTTGACAAGCCGATCCTCGTCTACTGGCTGCAACTGCTCTCGATCAAGACGTTCGGCATCAGCGAGTTCGCCTTCCGGCTCCCCTCGGCTGTGGCGGCGGCACTCTGGGCGGGCGCGATTTTCTTCTTCGTGCGGCGCGAGCGCAACGAAACCGAGGCGATTCTGGCTACAGCGCTGATGGCGCTATCGTTGCAGGTGAGCATCATCGCCAAGGCGGCCATTGCCGACGCCGTGCTCAATCTCTGTCTGGCAATCGCGCTGACGGCGCTCTTCACGCACTGGCGAACAAAGCGGCGATCGTGGATCTACATCGCCTTCGCGGCGATGGGCTTCGGGATGCTCGACAAGGGGCCGGTGGCGATTCTCATTCCGATCGCGGTATCATTCCTCTTCTTCCTCGCGCAGAAGGAGTTGACGGCGTGGTTCCGAGCCATGCTGAATCCGACGGCTATCGCGCTGTTTCTCCTGATCGCGCTCCCCTGGTACGTGCTCGAATACCGCGAGCAGGGGCAGGCGTTCATCGACGGCTTTTTCATGAAGCACAACGTCAGACGCTTCAACGGCTCAATGGAGGGTCACTCGGGTTCGCTCTTCTACTACATTCCGGTGGTGCTCATCGGCATCATGCCCTCGACCGGGCTCTTTTTCGGCCTCTTCACGAAGCTCCGGCAGCGCCTCGCCGACCCGCTCTGGCAGTTCTGCCTGATCTGGTTCGCTTTCGTTTTCGTCTTCTTCTCGCTGTCGGGCACCAAGCTACCGCACTACATGATCTACGGCTACACGCCGCTCTTCATCCTCGTCGGCGCGGAACTGTCGAAAATCGAGCGTTCGTGGCTTCTCGCGCTCTGGCCCACCGGTCTCTTGCTGCTCCTCGCTGCCCTGCCTTTCGCGCTGGAGATGCTCATGCCGTCGATGGAGAATCTCTTCATCCAGGCTCAGCTTCAGGGGTTTCTAACGGAGATGGAGTCAAACCACTTCTCGCTGCTCATGCTCGCCGCGGCAGCGCTCTGCATGCTCCTGCAATTCGTGCCGGCGCTCGCGCCGTCAATGCGATTCATCATCGGCGGAGCGCTCCTGACCTTCTCGTTCAACTTCGTGGCGATGCCGATGGCGGCCAGAGTGATGCAGGAACCGGTCAAGGAGGCTGCGCAGCTTGCCCGGAAGGAGCAGCTCAAAATCGTGATGTGGAAGGTCTATTACCCCTCTTTTTTTGTATATTCAGGCTCTTTTGCCGAAAGGCGCTTCCCTGAACCGGGTGACGTGGTGCTGACCACCATCGACCGTCTCGAAAAGCTCGGACCTGTCGAGCGCCTGTATGGCAGGAATGGAATCATGCTCGTCAGAATGCCGACTCAACCGACTTCCCGATGA
- a CDS encoding phosphatase PAP2 family protein, with product MIDERNQKQHLLLAATLLFGLLSFFFFDQPLTLFFHQLDIGLWHSIWKAITKAGQSEWYLVGGLLLFAGFWKWNRWLSLSGLFLFSTVAASGLASDLAKVILCRSRPELFLQQGIYGFDLFGWHFDHAWQSFPSGHSATALSAALTLSLLFPRFRPVFIIAGSTIAASRVVICQHYLSDIVAGSALGAVTVALLYQRYFRKLFDETATIQT from the coding sequence ATGATAGATGAAAGAAATCAGAAACAACACCTGCTGCTTGCGGCAACGCTGCTGTTCGGACTCCTCTCGTTTTTCTTCTTCGACCAGCCGCTGACGCTCTTTTTCCACCAGCTCGACATCGGACTCTGGCACAGCATCTGGAAAGCAATCACCAAGGCGGGGCAATCCGAATGGTATCTCGTGGGCGGACTCCTTCTGTTTGCAGGATTCTGGAAATGGAACCGCTGGCTCTCACTGAGCGGACTCTTTCTGTTCAGCACGGTGGCTGCCTCGGGGCTGGCGTCGGATCTGGCAAAAGTGATCCTCTGCCGCTCCCGGCCAGAGCTTTTCCTGCAACAGGGCATCTATGGATTCGACCTGTTCGGATGGCATTTCGACCATGCCTGGCAGTCGTTTCCTTCCGGCCATTCAGCCACAGCGTTGAGCGCTGCACTGACGCTGTCGCTGCTGTTTCCACGCTTCAGACCGGTGTTCATCATCGCCGGATCCACAATCGCTGCGAGCCGCGTCGTGATCTGCCAGCACTACCTGAGCGACATCGTGGCCGGATCGGCGCTCGGCGCCGTAACGGTCGCGCTCCTTTACCAACGCTATTTCCGCAAGTTATTCGATGAAACTGCAACCATACAGACCTGA
- a CDS encoding aspartate aminotransferase family protein, with product MNTPAINLETEKQLFFHNYARLPLDIASGKGSFLYTASGERYLDMIAGVGVNAIGYGDKRLEQAITEQASKYIHVSNLFMQKPQFDLAAKLLEISRMSKVFFCNSGTEAIEAAIKLARRFAARNGDTDKTQVLSLTNCFHGRTYGALSLTAKPKYVDGFEPLVPETGMIDFNDVEDLERKVSNRTAAVFVEFVQGEGGIHKVSEAFIAKLKELAKEHDFLIVADEIQAGCGRTGAFFSYMPFDIQPDLVCVAKPLGGGLPLGAIIGSEKVAEVFTPGSHGTTFGGNPVACAAGLAMIEAILADGLMQNALEVGSMMRTAFEKMAEKHAQILEIRQYGLMIGVTVHREAKYYVEEALKRGVLVNATSNNVIRLLPPLSISKEEAQLCLDTLDAIFTEEAKA from the coding sequence ATGAACACACCTGCAATAAATCTCGAAACCGAGAAGCAGCTCTTCTTTCATAACTATGCAAGGCTGCCGCTCGACATCGCCTCTGGCAAAGGCTCGTTCCTCTACACTGCCAGCGGTGAGCGCTACCTCGACATGATCGCCGGCGTCGGCGTCAACGCCATCGGCTACGGCGACAAGCGCCTCGAACAGGCAATCACCGAACAGGCTTCGAAATACATCCATGTCTCGAACCTCTTCATGCAGAAGCCGCAGTTCGACCTGGCTGCGAAGCTGCTTGAAATTTCCAGGATGTCGAAGGTCTTTTTCTGCAACAGCGGCACCGAGGCGATCGAGGCGGCCATCAAGCTCGCGAGACGCTTCGCCGCGCGTAACGGAGACACCGACAAAACGCAGGTGCTCTCACTGACCAACTGCTTCCACGGCAGAACCTACGGCGCGCTCTCGCTGACCGCCAAGCCGAAGTATGTCGACGGCTTCGAGCCGCTCGTGCCCGAAACCGGCATGATCGATTTCAACGACGTGGAGGATCTGGAACGCAAGGTCTCGAACCGCACGGCAGCGGTCTTTGTCGAATTCGTGCAGGGCGAGGGCGGCATCCACAAAGTGAGCGAAGCCTTCATTGCAAAGCTGAAAGAGCTGGCCAAGGAGCACGATTTCCTCATCGTGGCCGATGAAATTCAGGCCGGTTGCGGTCGTACGGGCGCGTTTTTCAGCTACATGCCGTTCGACATCCAGCCTGATCTGGTCTGCGTGGCCAAGCCGCTTGGCGGCGGACTGCCGCTCGGCGCGATCATCGGCTCGGAGAAGGTCGCCGAGGTGTTCACCCCCGGTAGCCACGGCACGACTTTCGGCGGCAATCCGGTCGCCTGCGCGGCGGGTCTCGCCATGATCGAAGCGATCCTGGCGGACGGCCTGATGCAGAACGCACTCGAAGTTGGCTCCATGATGCGTACAGCTTTCGAGAAAATGGCCGAGAAGCACGCGCAGATTCTCGAAATCCGCCAGTACGGCCTCATGATCGGCGTCACGGTGCACCGCGAAGCGAAGTACTACGTCGAAGAGGCGTTGAAGAGGGGCGTACTCGTCAATGCCACCAGCAACAACGTCATCAGGCTTCTTCCACCGCTATCGATCAGCAAAGAGGAGGCGCAACTCTGTCTCGATACACTCGATGCCATCTTCACCGAAGAAGCAAAAGCGTAA
- a CDS encoding NAD(P)/FAD-dependent oxidoreductase, whose product MKKKVVIVGGGFTGLNTARILSNRKDVEVTLIDRKNYHLFQPLLYQVAMAALGEGDIATPLRNMLAGYDNVTVFKGNVCNVDLEQKKVKTDFGDIEYDYLVLACGAQHHYFGKNDWEEHAPGLKNLAQASEIRRRVMEAYEAAERTNDMKERKKQLTFVIVGGGPTGVELAGSIGEMSRYTLSKFYRHIDPKLTRIFIVEAAERILGTFSPELSSKATRELEKLGVQVWTSSMVSDVDADGVQIGRERIEAATVLWAAGVKASEIGQNMGVQTDRSGRIMVEADLSLPGHPEVFVGGDQACYTLENGSTLPGMAPVAMQEGKAIGRMILDDLKGKPRKPFKYRDKGQMATIGRNRAIVEIGNLKFDGAIAWFTWLLVHIYYLSTFKHRVFVLMQWAWSYFTFGYGARLIVNKDWRFYREQKSSPCDDKKA is encoded by the coding sequence ATGAAAAAAAAGGTCGTAATTGTCGGTGGCGGATTTACCGGTCTGAACACCGCGAGAATCCTTAGTAACAGAAAGGATGTCGAGGTCACGCTCATCGACAGGAAAAACTACCACCTTTTCCAGCCGCTGCTCTACCAGGTGGCGATGGCCGCGCTCGGTGAAGGCGACATCGCCACGCCACTGCGTAACATGCTGGCCGGTTACGACAACGTCACGGTCTTCAAAGGCAACGTCTGCAACGTCGATCTCGAACAGAAAAAGGTAAAGACCGATTTTGGCGATATCGAGTACGACTATCTCGTCCTCGCCTGCGGGGCACAGCACCATTACTTCGGCAAGAACGACTGGGAGGAGCATGCGCCTGGCCTGAAAAACCTGGCCCAGGCTTCCGAAATTCGCCGCCGCGTGATGGAGGCTTACGAAGCCGCTGAGCGCACCAACGATATGAAGGAGCGCAAAAAGCAACTCACCTTCGTGATCGTTGGCGGCGGACCGACGGGCGTCGAGCTTGCCGGTTCGATCGGAGAAATGAGCCGTTACACCCTGTCGAAATTCTACCGCCACATCGACCCGAAGCTCACCCGTATCTTCATCGTCGAAGCCGCTGAACGCATTCTCGGCACGTTCTCGCCCGAACTATCGAGCAAGGCAACCCGCGAGCTCGAAAAGCTCGGCGTGCAGGTCTGGACGTCGAGCATGGTAAGCGACGTCGATGCTGACGGCGTGCAGATCGGGCGCGAGCGCATCGAAGCTGCCACAGTGCTCTGGGCAGCGGGCGTCAAAGCCTCGGAGATCGGCCAGAACATGGGCGTCCAGACCGACCGCAGCGGCCGGATCATGGTCGAGGCCGATCTGAGCCTGCCCGGTCATCCGGAGGTGTTCGTCGGCGGTGACCAGGCCTGCTACACGCTCGAAAACGGTTCGACCCTGCCAGGCATGGCTCCGGTGGCCATGCAGGAGGGCAAGGCCATCGGGCGGATGATTCTGGATGATTTGAAGGGCAAGCCTCGCAAACCGTTCAAGTACCGCGACAAAGGGCAGATGGCCACCATCGGGCGCAACCGGGCGATTGTCGAGATCGGCAACCTGAAGTTCGACGGCGCGATCGCCTGGTTCACCTGGCTGCTCGTGCATATCTATTATCTTTCGACCTTCAAGCACCGCGTCTTCGTGCTGATGCAGTGGGCCTGGTCGTACTTCACCTTCGGCTACGGCGCGCGCCTGATCGTCAACAAGGACTGGCGCTTCTACCGGGAGCAGAAATCGTCGCCTTGCGATGACAAAAAAGCCTGA
- a CDS encoding cupin domain-containing protein has translation MRTAEFWIGRLGLERHPEGGWYRETYRSEGSYGFNGNSPFGSPRSYATSIFYLLEHGDRSRLHRIRSDEQWYFHAGSPLDVHCFPETGDPSLFTLGDDPNAGQVLHSWVSAGHWFGASLSEQADAPGTYALVSCVVAPGFDFRDLTFADPAALTAQFPAHAQIIEKLS, from the coding sequence GTGCGAACGGCTGAGTTCTGGATCGGGCGCCTCGGCCTCGAACGCCATCCGGAAGGGGGCTGGTATCGCGAAACCTACCGCAGCGAAGGCTCGTACGGTTTCAACGGCAACAGCCCCTTCGGTTCGCCCCGCTCCTACGCGACCTCGATCTTCTACCTGCTCGAACACGGCGACCGCTCGCGCCTGCACCGCATCCGCTCAGACGAGCAGTGGTACTTCCACGCCGGTTCGCCGCTCGACGTGCACTGCTTTCCCGAAACCGGCGATCCGTCGCTGTTCACGCTGGGCGATGACCCGAACGCCGGGCAGGTGCTGCACTCATGGGTGTCAGCCGGACACTGGTTTGGAGCATCTCTTTCGGAACAGGCCGACGCTCCCGGCACATACGCCCTCGTAAGCTGCGTGGTCGCGCCGGGCTTCGACTTCCGCGACCTCACCTTCGCCGACCCGGCGGCGCTGACCGCGCAATTTCCTGCCCATGCGCAGATCATCGAAAAGCTGAGCTGA
- the purE gene encoding 5-(carboxyamino)imidazole ribonucleotide mutase gives MTQVSFDAQAPLVGILMGSDSDFDIMKEAATVLNEFGIPFEISVISAHRTPGDLEAYASSAEERGLKAIIAGAGGAAHLPGVTAAMTPLPVIGVPIYSKKLSGQDSLYAIVQMPAGIPVATVGIDNARNAALLAVQMLALCDASLMQKLREFRQKLAEASRQKTAKIREKLRANG, from the coding sequence ATGACACAAGTTTCCTTTGACGCACAGGCGCCGCTGGTCGGCATCCTGATGGGTTCCGATTCCGATTTCGACATCATGAAAGAGGCCGCCACGGTGCTCAACGAGTTCGGCATTCCGTTTGAAATATCGGTCATCTCGGCGCACCGAACGCCGGGCGATCTCGAAGCCTACGCCTCCTCGGCAGAGGAGCGCGGCCTGAAAGCGATCATCGCCGGAGCTGGCGGTGCGGCACATCTGCCGGGCGTCACGGCGGCCATGACTCCCCTGCCGGTCATCGGCGTGCCGATCTACAGCAAAAAGCTCAGCGGCCAGGATTCGCTCTACGCCATCGTGCAGATGCCCGCCGGAATTCCCGTAGCCACCGTCGGCATCGACAACGCCCGCAACGCCGCGCTGCTCGCCGTGCAGATGCTCGCCCTGTGCGACGCCAGTCTGATGCAGAAGCTCAGGGAGTTCCGACAGAAGCTTGCCGAAGCCTCGCGCCAGAAGACCGCCAAAATCCGGGAAAAACTGCGTGCGAACGGCTGA
- the hemN gene encoding oxygen-independent coproporphyrinogen III oxidase — protein sequence MTTDVVAKLALKYSNPGPRYTSYPTIPSWSEDGVTQEQWKEAMVKGFNESNETTGISMYIHIPFCENYCYFCGCNAHRTTDHSLEKPYIDALIKEWQMYLDVFPGKLNVKELHIGGGTPTFLSPENLIRLVDTLFRDVNKMDDYMFSFETNPRSTTKEHLEALYSVGFRRMSFGIQDFDPVVQAEINRPQSFELVKEKIDMAREIGFNSVNFDLVYGLPKQTLATVTDTIQKVMELRPDRLAFYGYGHNPHLYEGQRRFKLEDLPVGDVKQELYDQGRAMLESIGYHEVGMDHFAIEGDALYEAMKNGTLHRNFMGYTENTTQMMLALGASSISDTWYAFAQNERTDDRYMEEVNKGRFPIMRGHLLSDEDLVLRRHILNLMCRQETSWEDPKLYTEELDIARYRLEDMENDGIVVLGEKSVKVTEIGVPFLRNVCMAFDAHLWRSDSLSKAYNVSRDIQKEYIEKARQAKLQQTS from the coding sequence ATGACAACAGATGTCGTCGCGAAGCTGGCTTTGAAGTACAGCAATCCCGGGCCACGTTACACCAGTTACCCCACCATTCCGTCCTGGAGTGAGGACGGCGTGACTCAGGAGCAGTGGAAAGAGGCTATGGTCAAAGGCTTCAACGAGAGCAACGAGACCACGGGTATCAGCATGTATATCCATATCCCGTTCTGCGAGAACTACTGCTACTTCTGCGGCTGCAACGCTCATCGCACCACCGATCACTCGCTCGAGAAGCCCTACATCGATGCGCTCATCAAGGAGTGGCAGATGTATCTCGACGTTTTCCCCGGCAAGCTCAACGTCAAGGAGCTGCATATCGGAGGCGGCACACCGACTTTCCTCAGCCCCGAGAACCTTATCCGTCTTGTCGATACCCTTTTCAGGGATGTCAACAAGATGGACGATTACATGTTCAGTTTCGAAACCAACCCTCGCTCGACCACAAAAGAGCATCTCGAAGCGCTTTACAGCGTCGGATTCCGCCGCATGAGCTTCGGTATCCAGGACTTCGATCCCGTGGTGCAGGCCGAGATCAACCGCCCGCAGTCCTTCGAACTGGTCAAGGAGAAGATCGACATGGCCCGCGAAATCGGCTTCAACTCGGTCAACTTCGATCTCGTGTACGGCCTGCCGAAGCAGACGCTCGCCACGGTGACCGATACCATCCAGAAAGTGATGGAACTGCGTCCCGACCGCCTCGCCTTTTACGGCTATGGCCACAACCCGCACCTTTACGAAGGGCAGCGCCGCTTCAAGCTCGAAGACCTGCCGGTGGGCGACGTCAAGCAGGAGCTGTACGACCAGGGCCGCGCGATGCTCGAATCGATCGGCTATCACGAGGTTGGCATGGACCACTTCGCCATCGAGGGCGACGCGCTTTACGAGGCGATGAAGAATGGCACCTTGCACCGGAACTTCATGGGCTACACCGAGAACACCACCCAGATGATGCTCGCCCTCGGCGCTTCGTCGATCAGCGACACCTGGTACGCCTTCGCGCAGAACGAGCGCACCGACGACCGCTACATGGAGGAGGTCAACAAGGGCCGCTTCCCGATCATGCGCGGTCACCTGCTCAGCGACGAAGACCTTGTGCTTCGCCGCCATATCCTGAACCTGATGTGCCGCCAGGAGACCTCGTGGGAAGATCCGAAGCTCTACACCGAAGAGCTGGACATCGCCCGCTATCGCCTCGAAGACATGGAGAACGATGGCATCGTGGTGCTTGGCGAGAAGAGTGTGAAGGTCACCGAGATCGGCGTGCCCTTCCTCCGCAACGTCTGCATGGCGTTCGACGCGCACCTCTGGCGCTCCGACAGCCTCTCCAAGGCCTACAACGTGTCGCGCGACATCCAGAAGGAGTACATCGAAAAGGCCCGCCAGGCCAAGCTCCAGCAGACCTCCTGA